From Primulina huaijiensis isolate GDHJ02 chromosome 15, ASM1229523v2, whole genome shotgun sequence, one genomic window encodes:
- the LOC140958806 gene encoding uncharacterized protein isoform X2, producing MWHEARKSERKVHDMMDAARKRAQRRAIYLAKRRGDPQQSIQAIGSRCRIHRDDALYQATQDQQGLIPWNGKQDILIDRFDGRALLDFIRDTSSRRSRGLDKTEEEEELEEFVNFERYRDLIKHRRRGFTDADGLQHVNQEMEAKITAIFRESDRSHAAQPQSSKGSYSQVGFSYDAEGKEDAQYSDGEEEDDEEDDEEEYFNSDDSNDEEMESIAREFGVKRYGWLLYMDKKAKEEKRRQKEIIKGDPSIRKLSRKERRKASQIEREREREAARSNGTRVLRHDPYRDSRRSPTYEAYSRSKRSRSRSRSYSPTQSRRVSRGVNADDTHWSKDNGPKIEYITEFGGAGDGDEPKREGYSPPPSPPSQLDTSNRQSSGRILEALHIDPASGVSLEKDKSTVLLKTPSMSSALAKLSKATSSGNLSKQQGDKKETPQERLKRIMEKQLNKQIKKDTAAEIAKKREQEKQRLEKLAETNRISRYQRQSRSRSRSRSYSRSPRRYRESRSPSRSRTSRRYHSRSSSRSSSRSYSPRGRR from the exons ATGTGGCATGAGGCTCGGAAATCCGAGAGGAAGGTGCACGATATGATGGACGCAGCTCGGAAGCGGGCTCAGCGCCGAGCCATATACCTGGCTAAGCGGCGCGGCGACCCTCAGCAATCAATCCAGGCTATCGGATCTCGCTGCCGCATCCACCGCGATGATGCACTTTACCAAGCTACCCAGGATCAGCAAGGCTT GATACCTTGGAATGGGAAGCAAGATATTTTAATTGACag ATTTGATGGTCGTGCCCTTCTCGACTTTATTCGTGATACCAGTTCCCGACGATCTCGAGGCCTTGATaaaactgaagaagaagaagagctaGAGGAGTTTGTTAATTTTGAGCGTTATCGGGATTTAATTAAGCATCGCCGCAGAGGAT TTACCGACGCGGATGGACTGCAACATGTTAACCAAGAGATGGAGGCTAAAATCACAGCAATTTTCAGAGAATCAGACAG ATCTCATGCAGCTCAGCCTCAATCAAGCAAAGGCTCTTACTCGCAAGTTGGTTTCTCATATGACGCAGAAGGAAAGGAAGATGCTCAATATTCAGATGGTGAAGAAGAGGATGACGAAGAGGACGATGAAGAAGAATATTTTAACAGTGACGACAGTAATGATGAAGAGATGGAATCAATTGCAAGAGAATTTGGAGTGAAGAGATATGGATGGCTTTTATATATGGATAAAAAAGCCAAGGAGGAGAAAAGGAGGcaaaaagaaataatcaaagGAGATCCTTCAATT CGGAAGCTAAGTCGCAAGGAAAGAAGGAAAGCTTCTCAGATAGAAAGAGAGAGGGAAAGAGAAGCTGCCAGGAGTAATGGAACAAGAGTACTTCGTCATGACCCCTATCG GGACTCCAGGAGAAGTCCTACTTATGAAGCTTACTCACGTTCTAAAAG ATCAAGGTCTAGATCTCGATCATACTCACCGACACAATCAAGACGCGTTTCACGTGGAGTGAATGCTGACGATACTCATTGGAGCAAGGATAACGGTCCCAAAATAGAGTATATTACTGAATTTGGGGGTGCTGGTGATGGAGATGAGCCAAAGCGTGAAGGATATTCTCCACCACCTTCTCCACCATCTCAGCTTGATACATCAAACCG ACAATCATCCGGTCGCATACTTGAGGCCCTCCATATAGACCCTGCATCTGGTGTATCTCTTGAGAAAGATAAAAGCACCGTGCTGTTGAAAACACCAAG TATGTCCTCTGCGCTAGCAAAGTTGAGCAAAGCAACAAGCAGCGGCAATCTCTCTAAGCAACAGGGGGACAAGAAGGAAACTCCTCAAGAACGACTTAAACGGATCATGGAGAAACAACTAAACAAACAAA TTAAAAAAGATACCGCTGCCGAGATTGCTAAGAAACGAGAGCAAGAAAAGCAAAGGCTCGAAAAACTTGCGGAAACAAATCGAATAAGTCGATATCAACGGCAAAGCCGAAGCCGAAGCCGAAGTAGAAGTTACAGCCGCTCTCCTAG AAGGTACAGAGAAAGCCGTAGTCCAAGCAGGAGTAGAACTTCACGTAGATATCATTCACGATCTAGCTCTCGGTCTAGTTCTCGCTCCTATTCTCCTCG TGGAAGAAGGTAG
- the LOC140958806 gene encoding uncharacterized protein isoform X1, with amino-acid sequence MWHEARKSERKVHDMMDAARKRAQRRAIYLAKRRGDPQQSIQAIGSRCRIHRDDALYQATQDQQGLIPWNGKQDILIDRFDGRALLDFIRDTSSRRSRGLDKTEEEEELEEFVNFERYRDLIKHRRRGFTDADGLQHVNQEMEAKITAIFRESDSRSHAAQPQSSKGSYSQVGFSYDAEGKEDAQYSDGEEEDDEEDDEEEYFNSDDSNDEEMESIAREFGVKRYGWLLYMDKKAKEEKRRQKEIIKGDPSIRKLSRKERRKASQIEREREREAARSNGTRVLRHDPYRDSRRSPTYEAYSRSKRSRSRSRSYSPTQSRRVSRGVNADDTHWSKDNGPKIEYITEFGGAGDGDEPKREGYSPPPSPPSQLDTSNRQSSGRILEALHIDPASGVSLEKDKSTVLLKTPSMSSALAKLSKATSSGNLSKQQGDKKETPQERLKRIMEKQLNKQIKKDTAAEIAKKREQEKQRLEKLAETNRISRYQRQSRSRSRSRSYSRSPRRYRESRSPSRSRTSRRYHSRSSSRSSSRSYSPRGRR; translated from the exons ATGTGGCATGAGGCTCGGAAATCCGAGAGGAAGGTGCACGATATGATGGACGCAGCTCGGAAGCGGGCTCAGCGCCGAGCCATATACCTGGCTAAGCGGCGCGGCGACCCTCAGCAATCAATCCAGGCTATCGGATCTCGCTGCCGCATCCACCGCGATGATGCACTTTACCAAGCTACCCAGGATCAGCAAGGCTT GATACCTTGGAATGGGAAGCAAGATATTTTAATTGACag ATTTGATGGTCGTGCCCTTCTCGACTTTATTCGTGATACCAGTTCCCGACGATCTCGAGGCCTTGATaaaactgaagaagaagaagagctaGAGGAGTTTGTTAATTTTGAGCGTTATCGGGATTTAATTAAGCATCGCCGCAGAGGAT TTACCGACGCGGATGGACTGCAACATGTTAACCAAGAGATGGAGGCTAAAATCACAGCAATTTTCAGAGAATCAGACAG TAGATCTCATGCAGCTCAGCCTCAATCAAGCAAAGGCTCTTACTCGCAAGTTGGTTTCTCATATGACGCAGAAGGAAAGGAAGATGCTCAATATTCAGATGGTGAAGAAGAGGATGACGAAGAGGACGATGAAGAAGAATATTTTAACAGTGACGACAGTAATGATGAAGAGATGGAATCAATTGCAAGAGAATTTGGAGTGAAGAGATATGGATGGCTTTTATATATGGATAAAAAAGCCAAGGAGGAGAAAAGGAGGcaaaaagaaataatcaaagGAGATCCTTCAATT CGGAAGCTAAGTCGCAAGGAAAGAAGGAAAGCTTCTCAGATAGAAAGAGAGAGGGAAAGAGAAGCTGCCAGGAGTAATGGAACAAGAGTACTTCGTCATGACCCCTATCG GGACTCCAGGAGAAGTCCTACTTATGAAGCTTACTCACGTTCTAAAAG ATCAAGGTCTAGATCTCGATCATACTCACCGACACAATCAAGACGCGTTTCACGTGGAGTGAATGCTGACGATACTCATTGGAGCAAGGATAACGGTCCCAAAATAGAGTATATTACTGAATTTGGGGGTGCTGGTGATGGAGATGAGCCAAAGCGTGAAGGATATTCTCCACCACCTTCTCCACCATCTCAGCTTGATACATCAAACCG ACAATCATCCGGTCGCATACTTGAGGCCCTCCATATAGACCCTGCATCTGGTGTATCTCTTGAGAAAGATAAAAGCACCGTGCTGTTGAAAACACCAAG TATGTCCTCTGCGCTAGCAAAGTTGAGCAAAGCAACAAGCAGCGGCAATCTCTCTAAGCAACAGGGGGACAAGAAGGAAACTCCTCAAGAACGACTTAAACGGATCATGGAGAAACAACTAAACAAACAAA TTAAAAAAGATACCGCTGCCGAGATTGCTAAGAAACGAGAGCAAGAAAAGCAAAGGCTCGAAAAACTTGCGGAAACAAATCGAATAAGTCGATATCAACGGCAAAGCCGAAGCCGAAGCCGAAGTAGAAGTTACAGCCGCTCTCCTAG AAGGTACAGAGAAAGCCGTAGTCCAAGCAGGAGTAGAACTTCACGTAGATATCATTCACGATCTAGCTCTCGGTCTAGTTCTCGCTCCTATTCTCCTCG TGGAAGAAGGTAG
- the LOC140958806 gene encoding uncharacterized protein isoform X3, whose amino-acid sequence MWHEARKSERKVHDMMDAARKRAQRRAIYLAKRRGDPQQSIQAIGSRCRIHRDDALYQATQDQQGLIPWNGKQDILIDRFDGRALLDFIRDTSSRRSRGLDKTEEEEELEEFVNFERYRDLIKHRRRGFTDADGLQHVNQEMEAKITAIFRESDSRSHAAQPQSSKGSYSQVGFSYDAEGKEDAQYSDGEEEDDEEDDEEEYFNSDDSNDEEMESIAREFGVKRYGWLLYMDKKAKEEKRRQKEIIKGDPSIRKLSRKERRKASQIEREREREAARSNGTRVLRHDPYRDSRRSPTYEAYSRSKRSRSRSRSYSPTQSRRVSRGVNADDTHWSKDNGPKIEYITEFGGAGDGDEPKREGYSPPPSPPSQLDTSNRQSSGRILEALHIDPASGVSLEKDKSTVLLKTPSMSSALAKLSKATSSGNLSKQQGDKKETPQERLKRIMEKQLNKQSIFA is encoded by the exons ATGTGGCATGAGGCTCGGAAATCCGAGAGGAAGGTGCACGATATGATGGACGCAGCTCGGAAGCGGGCTCAGCGCCGAGCCATATACCTGGCTAAGCGGCGCGGCGACCCTCAGCAATCAATCCAGGCTATCGGATCTCGCTGCCGCATCCACCGCGATGATGCACTTTACCAAGCTACCCAGGATCAGCAAGGCTT GATACCTTGGAATGGGAAGCAAGATATTTTAATTGACag ATTTGATGGTCGTGCCCTTCTCGACTTTATTCGTGATACCAGTTCCCGACGATCTCGAGGCCTTGATaaaactgaagaagaagaagagctaGAGGAGTTTGTTAATTTTGAGCGTTATCGGGATTTAATTAAGCATCGCCGCAGAGGAT TTACCGACGCGGATGGACTGCAACATGTTAACCAAGAGATGGAGGCTAAAATCACAGCAATTTTCAGAGAATCAGACAG TAGATCTCATGCAGCTCAGCCTCAATCAAGCAAAGGCTCTTACTCGCAAGTTGGTTTCTCATATGACGCAGAAGGAAAGGAAGATGCTCAATATTCAGATGGTGAAGAAGAGGATGACGAAGAGGACGATGAAGAAGAATATTTTAACAGTGACGACAGTAATGATGAAGAGATGGAATCAATTGCAAGAGAATTTGGAGTGAAGAGATATGGATGGCTTTTATATATGGATAAAAAAGCCAAGGAGGAGAAAAGGAGGcaaaaagaaataatcaaagGAGATCCTTCAATT CGGAAGCTAAGTCGCAAGGAAAGAAGGAAAGCTTCTCAGATAGAAAGAGAGAGGGAAAGAGAAGCTGCCAGGAGTAATGGAACAAGAGTACTTCGTCATGACCCCTATCG GGACTCCAGGAGAAGTCCTACTTATGAAGCTTACTCACGTTCTAAAAG ATCAAGGTCTAGATCTCGATCATACTCACCGACACAATCAAGACGCGTTTCACGTGGAGTGAATGCTGACGATACTCATTGGAGCAAGGATAACGGTCCCAAAATAGAGTATATTACTGAATTTGGGGGTGCTGGTGATGGAGATGAGCCAAAGCGTGAAGGATATTCTCCACCACCTTCTCCACCATCTCAGCTTGATACATCAAACCG ACAATCATCCGGTCGCATACTTGAGGCCCTCCATATAGACCCTGCATCTGGTGTATCTCTTGAGAAAGATAAAAGCACCGTGCTGTTGAAAACACCAAG TATGTCCTCTGCGCTAGCAAAGTTGAGCAAAGCAACAAGCAGCGGCAATCTCTCTAAGCAACAGGGGGACAAGAAGGAAACTCCTCAAGAACGACTTAAACGGATCATGGAGAAACAACTAAACAAACAAAGTATATTTGCTTGA